The DNA region GTCCCGAAGCCTCTCCCGTCCCGCATAACCGCAGACAAAGCGATGGCCCGCCCCCTGACGGGGGACGGGCCTATGTCCAAAAGTTCTTCACCGTCATGCCTTGCTGGGTGCAGGTGAAGAACTCCACTCAGTGCACACTCGGGTGCACTGTCGCTTGGAGACCAAGATAGCCGCCCTGCGCACGGTGATCCAGGGCGCGTTCCTCAATCGTGCCGCTCCCGGGTCGCAGCCGTTGGGTCTGCGACAGTTTCCCTAAGCAGCGTGGCTTCGACGGTACTTTGCCGCTAGGACGAGTAGCACGGCACCGACAAGCAATGTTAGGACTCCACCAACACCCCAAGGCAGAACGTCGAATCCGGTGGCTGCCAGAACAGGCGCCACCACAGCGGCTGCTGCAACCGTGACCGTGTAGGTCTTCGAGTTTGTCCCGGCACTGTTCGTTGCGGTGAGCGTGAACGTCGCAGAGCCTGTCGAGGTTGGGGTCCCTGACACCACCCCGGTGGTGGAGTTCAGGGTGAGTCCGGCGGGCAGGGTTCCCGATGACACGGTGAACGTGATCGGCCCGGTACCTGCAGCAACGGTTGCGGAATACGGTGTGCCCACTGTCGCGGCAGGAAGCGTGCTGGTCGTGATCGACGGGACCACAGCGGCGGCTGCAACCGCAACCGTGTAGGTCTTCGAGTTTGTTCCGGCACTGTTCGTTGCGGTGAGCGTGAACGTCGCAGAGCCTGTCGAGGTTGGGGTCCCTGACACCACCCCGGTGGTGGAGTTCAGGGTGAGTCCGGCGGGCAGGGTTCCCGATGACACGGTGAACGTGATCGGCCCGGTACCTGCAGCAACGGTTGCGGAATACGGTGTGCCCACTGTCGCGGCAGGAAGCGTGCTGGTCGTGATCGACGGGACCACAGCGGCGGCTGCAACCGTGACCGTGTAGGTCTTCGAGTTTGTTCCGGCACTGTTCGTTGCGGTGAGCGTGAACGTCGCAGAGCCTGTCGAGGTTGGGGTCCCTGACACCACCCCGGTGGTGGAGTTCAGGGTGAGTCCGGCGGGCAGGGTTCCCGATGACACGGTGAACGTGATCGGCCCGGTGCCTGCAGCAACGGTTGCGGAATACGGTGTGCCCACTGTCGCGGCAGGAAGCGTGCTGGTCGTGATCGACGGGGCCACCACAGCAGCCACCGAAATGACCGACACCGTACCGTCGTTCGCGTTGGCGACGTAGACGGTGTTCGTGGTCGCATTCACCGCCACCGCGGACGGGTAGGAGCCCACAGGGATGGTGGAGGTCACCACGCCCTTCAACCCATCGATCACCGACACCGAACTGCCCAGGTAGTTGGCGACGTAGACGGTGTTCGTGGTCGCATCCACCGCCACCCCGAACGGGTGAGAGCCCACAGGGATGGTGGAGGTCACCGCGCCGGTCGCCCCATCGATCACCGACACCGAATTGTCGGACTCGTTGGTGACGTAGACGGTGTTCGTCGTCGCATTCACCGCCACCCCGAACGGGTTGGAGCCCACAGGGATGGTGGAGGTCACCACGCCCTTCAACCCATCGATCACCGACACCGAATTGCCCCAGTAGTTGGTGACGTAGACGGTGTTCGTGGTCGCATCCACCGCCACCCCGTACGGCCAGGGGCCCACAGTGATGGTGGAGGTCACCAAGCCGGTCGCCCCATCGATCACCGACACCGAATTGCCGTACTCGTTGGCGACGTAGACGGTGTTCGTGGTCGCATTCACCGCCACCGCGTACGGGTTGGAGCCCACAGTGATGGTGGAGGTCACCGTGCCGGTCGCCCCATCGATCACCGACACCGAATTGCCGATAATGTTAGTGCCGCCGGAGTTGGTGACGTAGACGGTGTTCGTGGTCGCATTCACCGCCACACCCCTCGGGCCTGAGCCCACAATGATGGCGGAGGTCACCACGCCCGTCGCCCCGTTGATCACCGACACCGAATTGCCCCAGTAGTTGGTGACGTAGATGGTGTTCGTGGTCGCATTCACCGCCACACCGTCCGGGCCTGAGCCCACAGTGATGGTGGAGGTCACCTGATAGGTCGACGTTGCCGCTTGCGCGGTCAGCGGAGCGAGGGTGGCCAGGACCAAACCACTCGCGAGTGCGAGCGCTACCCGTGCCAGATGTGACCGCGTGTGAGTTCTCATCGTGCTCCTGAGTAGTGGTTGTAGGCAGAGGAGGTGACTGCAGACCGATCGCTCGCCCAACGGAGGTGCTAAACCACTTGCACGCTAGCAGAGAAAGCGAGGTTGTCCCGGGGGGCTATGGTCATTGGACGCAACCAACTACCTAACGGCGCACGCCCTCGCCCGGGACTGCTGCACGGGTAGGTGACAGGTTGTAGTCACGCAGCCAGTGCGGCTGGCGTGTTCATGATGATCTCGAATTCGACCGGGGTCAAACGGCCTAGCGCTGCTTGTCGACGACGCCGGTGGTAGGTCCGTTCGATCCAGGTCACGATCGCGATCCAGAGTTGCTCTTGGGTGGTCCAGGAGTGGCGGTCGAGGACATTCTTCTGTAGCAGCGCGAAGAAGCTCTCCATGGCTGCATTGTCGCCGCACGAGGCCACTCGACCCATCGACCCGACCAGGCGGTGACGGTTCAGAGCGTGCAGGAACTTCCGGCTTCGAAATTGACTGCCTCGGTCGCTGTGGACCACGCAGCCGGCGACGTCGCCGCGCATCACGATGGCGTTCTCGAGCGCCAGGACAGCCAAGCTCGACTTCATCCTCGAGTCGATGGAGTATCCGACGATCTTGTTGGCGAACACGTCCTTGATCGCGCAGAGATAGAGTTTGCCCTCGGCGGCTTGGATTCCAGCAGTCGTCGCAACGGTGTGACCTACGTGGTGTTCAGTAAAGCAGTCATTCGTTCGGTGGGAGTGTCCCAGTCGAGGATTTTGCGGGGGCGGGCGTTGAGTTCCTCGGCGATCGCGGCGAGGTCGTGAGCGCTGTGAGCTCGGAGGTCGGTGCGTTTCGGGAGATATTGGCGGAGGAGCCCATTGGTGTTCTCGTTCGTGCCGCGCTGCCAGGGCGATGCGGGGTCGCAGAAGTAGACGGCCATGTCGGTCGCGACGGCGAATGCTTTGTGCTCGCTCATCTCCGCGCCCTGGTCCCAGGTAAGAGTGCGTCGCAGGCCAACGGGCAGGCCGACCAATGCAGTGACGAGGCTGTCGCGGACGGCTTCGGCGGTCCGCTCGATGGGGAGGTGGCCGAGAACGACGTAGCGCGTGGCACGCTCGACGACTGTCGCGACGGCGGAACCGTTCCCGGCGCCAAGGATGAGGTCACCTTCCCAGTGACCGGGTAAGGCACGGTCCTCGACTTCGGCGGGTCGGTCAGTCAGTGGCG from Demequina lutea includes:
- a CDS encoding putative Ig domain-containing protein, translating into MRTHTRSHLARVALALASGLVLATLAPLTAQAATSTYQVTSTITVGSGPDGVAVNATTNTIYVTNYWGNSVSVINGATGVVTSAIIVGSGPRGVAVNATTNTVYVTNSGGTNIIGNSVSVIDGATGTVTSTITVGSNPYAVAVNATTNTVYVANEYGNSVSVIDGATGLVTSTITVGPWPYGVAVDATTNTVYVTNYWGNSVSVIDGLKGVVTSTIPVGSNPFGVAVNATTNTVYVTNESDNSVSVIDGATGAVTSTIPVGSHPFGVAVDATTNTVYVANYLGSSVSVIDGLKGVVTSTIPVGSYPSAVAVNATTNTVYVANANDGTVSVISVAAVVAPSITTSTLPAATVGTPYSATVAAGTGPITFTVSSGTLPAGLTLNSTTGVVSGTPTSTGSATFTLTATNSAGTNSKTYTVTVAAAAVVPSITTSTLPAATVGTPYSATVAAGTGPITFTVSSGTLPAGLTLNSTTGVVSGTPTSTGSATFTLTATNSAGTNSKTYTVAVAAAAVVPSITTSTLPAATVGTPYSATVAAGTGPITFTVSSGTLPAGLTLNSTTGVVSGTPTSTGSATFTLTATNSAGTNSKTYTVTVAAAAVVAPVLAATGFDVLPWGVGGVLTLLVGAVLLVLAAKYRRSHAA